The following proteins come from a genomic window of Pseudomonas sp. WJP1:
- a CDS encoding aldehyde dehydrogenase, translated as MTLARFQMCIGGEWVDALSGKTFESLNPALAEPWAELPDADEADVERAVQAAQTAFDSPAWRGLTATARGKLLRRLGDLIAENKEQLAQLESRDNGKLIRETRGQVGYLPEFFHYTAGLADKLEGGTLPLDKPDLFAYTVHEAMGVVAAIIPWNSPLYLTAIKLAPALAAGNTIVIKPSEHASATILELARLALEAGIPPGVVNVVTGYGPSTGAALTRHPLVRKIAFTGGAATARHVVRSSAENFAKLSLELGGKSPNIIFADADLDSAINGAIAGIYAASGQSCVSGSRLLVQDEIYDEFVARLVERAQRIRIGNPQEDSSEMGPMATAQQLAVVEGLVSDAIAEGARLRLGGKRPENLGEGWFYEPTLFECDRNSMKIMQEEVFGPVASVIRFKDEAEALAIANDSQFGLAAGIWTRDLGRAHRLARDVRSGIIWVNTYRAVSAMAPIGGFKNSGYGRESGIDSVLAYTELKTVWINLSQAPMPDPFVMR; from the coding sequence ATGACTCTCGCACGCTTCCAGATGTGCATCGGCGGTGAATGGGTCGATGCCCTCTCCGGCAAGACTTTTGAAAGCCTCAACCCGGCCCTGGCCGAACCGTGGGCCGAACTGCCCGATGCCGACGAAGCCGACGTCGAACGCGCCGTACAGGCTGCGCAGACTGCCTTCGACAGCCCGGCCTGGCGCGGCCTGACCGCCACCGCCCGGGGCAAGTTGCTGCGGCGCCTGGGTGACCTGATCGCCGAAAACAAGGAACAACTGGCGCAGCTGGAAAGCCGCGACAACGGCAAGCTGATCCGCGAGACCCGCGGCCAGGTCGGCTACCTGCCAGAGTTTTTCCATTACACCGCGGGCCTTGCGGACAAGCTCGAAGGCGGCACCCTGCCGCTGGACAAACCGGATCTGTTTGCCTACACCGTGCACGAAGCCATGGGCGTGGTCGCCGCGATCATTCCATGGAACAGTCCGCTGTACCTGACCGCGATCAAGCTGGCGCCGGCGCTGGCGGCAGGCAACACCATCGTGATCAAGCCGTCCGAGCACGCCTCGGCGACCATTCTCGAGCTGGCGCGCCTGGCGCTGGAAGCCGGGATTCCACCGGGGGTGGTCAACGTCGTCACCGGTTACGGCCCAAGCACCGGCGCCGCCCTGACCCGCCATCCGCTGGTGCGCAAGATCGCCTTCACCGGCGGCGCGGCCACGGCGCGGCATGTGGTGCGCAGCAGCGCAGAGAACTTCGCCAAGCTGTCGCTGGAACTGGGTGGCAAATCGCCGAACATCATTTTCGCCGACGCCGACCTCGACAGCGCGATCAACGGTGCCATCGCCGGGATCTATGCGGCGTCCGGGCAAAGCTGTGTGTCGGGTTCGCGCCTGCTGGTGCAGGACGAAATCTACGACGAATTCGTCGCCCGCCTGGTGGAACGCGCCCAGCGCATCCGCATCGGCAACCCGCAGGAAGACAGCAGCGAAATGGGCCCGATGGCCACCGCGCAGCAGCTTGCTGTTGTAGAGGGGCTGGTGTCGGATGCCATTGCCGAAGGTGCGCGTTTGCGTCTGGGTGGCAAGCGTCCAGAGAATCTGGGCGAAGGCTGGTTCTATGAGCCGACCCTGTTCGAGTGCGACCGCAACTCGATGAAGATCATGCAGGAAGAAGTGTTCGGCCCGGTGGCCTCTGTCATCCGTTTCAAGGACGAAGCCGAAGCCCTGGCGATCGCCAACGACTCGCAGTTCGGCCTCGCCGCCGGCATCTGGACCCGCGACCTGGGCCGTGCCCATCGCCTGGCCCGGGACGTGCGCTCGGGGATCATCTGGGTCAACACCTACCGTGCCGTTTCGGCCATGGCGCCGATCGGCGGCTTCAAGAACAGTGGCTATGGACGCGAAAGCGGCATCGATTCCGTGCTGGCCTACACCGAGCTGAAAACGGTGTGGATCAATCTTTCCCAGGCACCGATGCCTGATCCGTTCGTGATGCGCTAG